The Watersipora subatra chromosome 1, tzWatSuba1.1, whole genome shotgun sequence genome has a window encoding:
- the LOC137391966 gene encoding E3 SUMO-protein ligase ZBED1-like, which produces MIPFDKNKDEHKELVRAVTNFIVSGAVSIYTVDKPSFRNMLAALEPRFQCPSRKFFSNTAIPALYNSMKSELVSQVNNLSAFSITTDGWSSIAGDPYMSLSIHFIDSEWLLQTRCLATMYLPKAHTAETICDFIREVLLEYDLYLEQKVFITTDSATNNGKACKDMDVNRLSCFGHILHNALNTAMEKSKDITALVKAVRKTVSVFSYSHGTRKKLTKVKKDMGIDEKALIQDVSTRRGSKFKMRQRFYVQYRAVNEVFVNSRKHRDLILSQSQIDLLGELIPCLEPFSVLTDLSGDQNVTLSSIAPTLKRIQNICKANEDDDRTESETTKLKKAVWSYICSKFKDKNINLHIAAALFLNRRYVYRSPQIEEWPTEVKNFICSSVSVESECEPSGASTSHGQTSSQSSTNEFHSLVDFLIDDEEGKRDIVYGDEVDTSQSRISKEIDFLQAIYQKITNATDILSCGCATSVTSERIFSLADHIVSKKRSCLKPEMVNMLTSLAFNGNINGKQ; this is translated from the exons ATGATACCTTTCGACAAAAATAAAGATGAGCACAAAGAATTGGTACGCGCAGTAACCAACTTCATAGTATCTGGAGCTGTTTCTATTTACACTGTAGACAAGCCATCATTCAGGAACATGCTAGCTGCGTTAGAGCCTAGATTTCAATGCCCATCAAGAAAATTCTTCTCCAACACCGCCATACCTGCCTTGTACAACTCTATGAAAAGTGAACTTGTATCGCAAGTAAACAACTTGAGTGCATTCAGCATCACCACAGATGGCTGGAGCAGTATTGCTGGGGACCCCTACATGTCATTGTCCATTCACTTTATCGATAGTGAGTGGTTACTACAGACCAGGTGTTTGGCTACTATGTATCTGCCAAAGGCACACACAGCTGAGACCATATGTGACTTCATACGTGAGGTTCTTTTAGAATACGATCTCTACTTAGAACAGAAGGTATTCATAACAACGGATTCCGCTACTAACAACGGCAAAGCGTGTAAAGACATGGATGTAAATAGGCTGAGTTGCTTTGGGCACATCTTACACAATGCGCTGAATACTGCCATGGAGAAGTCTAAGGATATCACTGCTCTTGTGAAGGCAGTGAGGAAGACAGTATCCGTGTTCTCTTATTCACACGGCACACGAAAGAAGTTAACAAAGGTGAAGAAAGATATGGGAATAGATGAGAAGGCTCTTATTCAAGACGTTTCAACCCGCAGGGGAAGCAAATTCAAGATGCGGCAGAGGTTCTATGTACAATACAGAGCAGTAAATGAGGTCTTTGTTAACAGCCGAAAACACAGAGATTTAATTCTTTCTCAATCCCAAATCGACCTTCTAGGAGAGCTTATCCCTTGCTTAGAGCCATTCTCTGTTCTGACTGACCTCTCAGGAGATCAAAATGTAACACTGTCGTCTATTGCACCCACACTCAAGCGAATCCAAAACATATGCAAAGCTAATGAAGATGATGATAGAACAGAGAGTGAAACAACAAAGTTGAAAAAAGCGGTGTGGAGTTATATCTGTTCCAAATTTAAAGACAAGAACATAAACCTGCACATAGCTGCAGCGTTGTTCCTGAATCGTCGCTATGTCTACAG ATCTCCTCAAATTGAAGAGTGGccgacagaagtgaaaaatttcATATGTTCCTCAGTATCGGTGGAGAGCGAGTGTGAACCTTCTGGTGCCTCCACATCCCACGGTCAAACGTCCTCCCAGTCATCAACAAACG AATTTCATAGTTTGGTGGATTTTCTAATAGATGACGAAGAAGGGAAAAGAGATATAGTCTATGGTGATGAGGTGGATACAAGCCAATCAAGAATAAGCAAGGAAATTGACTTCCTACAGGCGATATATCAGAAGATAACCAATGCAACAGACATATTATCATG TGGGTGTGCCACCAGTGTGACCAGCGAGAGAATTTTTTCTCTTGCTGATCATATTGTGTCAAAAAAAAGGAGTTGTCTAAAACCAGAGATGGTTAATATGCTAACATCTTTAGCATTTAACGGTAACATTAATGGGAAACAGTAA